The genomic region TAACAAAAGTAAATAAAAATTCTTGAGAATCAGCAACCCAATCCATAAGTCTCTCCAGAACAAATTTAGAAAAAATCAAAACACCTGCAATTGCAACAACCCCTAACCCAAAAGTCTTCAAAATGCCAATAGCCAAACTCTCCCCAGAAGAAGATGAAATTGAAGCTAAAACCATTAAAACAACAACTGCAACTAAATCTTGAATAATCAAAATTCCCATTGCAATTTTACCATGAACTCTTTCAATCTCACGCTTATCAGATAAGAGTTTTACAATAACAATCGTTGAACTAAAAGCTAAACCAATTCCTATAAGAAGAGAAACCAACAAGTCTAATCCAAATAAATAAGCAATCCCTGATCCTAAAAGAGCAGTCAATATAATTTGTGCACAGCCAGCAATTGCTGCAACAAAACCTATTTCTTTAATCAATTTCAAATTCAAATGAAGACCAACAATAAACAATAAAAGTGCAACACCAATATGAGAAAAAGTTTGATAACCCTCAGTAGAACTAAGAATATCAAAAAATAAAGGACCTGCTAAAATTCCTGTAAAAATATAACCAACAAGTAAAGGTTGTTTTAGCTTATGAAAAATAAAAGACATAAGTAATGCAATCAACATAACCAAACTCAACTCTACAAAAAATGAACTCATAAAAATAATCTAATATAATTACTTTAAATCATTTAGTCTTATTAAAAGGTGGTAATAAATAAAATAAAATAAATTATTACCAAAACTAAAATTTATAAACATTTACCACTTTGAAATTAATATGACTAGAAAAACTTCAGATATTCTTGATGAAAACACAAACAGAACAAAAGGTATTGATGCACTAAATTCTAACATTGAAGCTGCAAAAGCTCTAGCAAATATAGTAAAAACAACTCTAGGTCCAATGGGAATGGATAAAATGTTAATTGATAGCATGGGCGATACTGTAATTACCAATGATGGCGTAAAAATTCTAAAAGAAATGGAAATTGAACACCCTGGTGCAAAACTCCTTGTTGAAGTTGCTAAAACACAGGAAAATGAAGTAGGAGATGGAACAACAACTGCAGTAATTCTAACTGGAGAATTTTTATCTCAAGCACAAAACCTAATAGAGCAAAAAATACACCCAACAACAATTATTAGAGCATACAAAAAAGCATCCATAAAAGCCATAGAAGTTCTAACAATAGCATCAATTAAAGTGAACACGAACAACCCTAAAGTATTAAAAGACATATCAGAAACAGCAATGACTGGAAAAGTAGCAGAAGGATCAAAAGAATGTTTAACTAAACTAATTTATGAAGCAACAAAACTTGTAGAAGAAAATAATTCAATACCTAAGAAAACAATCAAAATTCAAAAAGTAGTAGGAGGAGACACTAAAGACTCTTCAATTGTTAAAGGGATAGTTCTAGACAAAGACTTAGCTAACCCAAATATGCCTAAACAAATAACTGATGCCAAAATACTATTAATAGATTTTCCTCTAGAAGTAAGAGAATTAGACTCTGATGCAAACCTTCAAATAAATACTCCCAAAGACTATGATGAATTTCTTAACCATGAACAAGACTATCTAAAACAACTTGCATTCAGAATCAAACAAATAGGAGCAAATGTTGTAATTTGTCAAAAAGGAATCGATGATAATGTTTCATACTATCTTGCAAAAGAAGGAATAATTGCAACAAGAAGAACAAGAAAATCTGACTTAGAAAAACTATCAATTGCTCTTAAAAAACCAATTGTTAATACAATTGATGACATAGATTCTTCAAACCTAGGAGATGCCCAAAATGTTGAACTAAAAGAAATTCTAGATGATAACTATTTATTCATCGAAGGAGTAAAAAATACAAAAGCAATAACTCTAATATTAAAAGCTTCAACCTCTCATTTACTTGACGAAATAGAAAGAGCAGTTGATGATGCACTTGGAGATATCAATGCAATTTTAAAATCAAAAAGATTAGTTGCAGGAGGAGGTGCAATTGAACTAGAGCTACACAAAGAACTAAATAACTACGCAAAAACATTCCAAGGTAAAGAACAAATCATAATCGAATCATATGCTAAAGCATTCCTATCAATTCCAAAAATACTCTGTGAAAATTCAGGCTTTGATGAAATTGAAACTATCACAAAACTAATTGCTCTACATGAAAAAGGAAAAAAACAATCAGGCATAAACGGATATGAAGGCGTAGTTGAAGATACAATCAAACATAAAATCGTAGAACCAATAAACATAAAAGAACAAGCAATAAAATCTGCAACAGAAATATCTTCAATGATATTAAGAATAGATGATATAATTGCAGCTAAAACTTTAAAATCAAATTCTAATAATAATCCTGAATTTTAATTTTTTGCCAGCTTTTTTACTTTTCTAAGGCGAAGAGTTCTCAAATTCAAATGGAACTCGAAACCATCAAATAATAGAAAAGTTTTAAAAAAAGCTGAGATGATATAATTGCTGCTAAAACTTTGAAAGGGAATAACCAAAATAATAACTCTGAATTCTAATAATCAAATAAGTTATTAAATCAAAACTAATTCCTTTTAGTATGATAAAATTTGCACCATGTCAAATTCCTGAATTAAATCTATCTTGTTATGGTTGTTGTGGAAACAATTTCAAAACAGAGAATAGTGTTAAAAAACAAAT from Candidatus Woesearchaeota archaeon harbors:
- the thsA gene encoding thermosome subunit alpha; protein product: MTRKTSDILDENTNRTKGIDALNSNIEAAKALANIVKTTLGPMGMDKMLIDSMGDTVITNDGVKILKEMEIEHPGAKLLVEVAKTQENEVGDGTTTAVILTGEFLSQAQNLIEQKIHPTTIIRAYKKASIKAIEVLTIASIKVNTNNPKVLKDISETAMTGKVAEGSKECLTKLIYEATKLVEENNSIPKKTIKIQKVVGGDTKDSSIVKGIVLDKDLANPNMPKQITDAKILLIDFPLEVRELDSDANLQINTPKDYDEFLNHEQDYLKQLAFRIKQIGANVVICQKGIDDNVSYYLAKEGIIATRRTRKSDLEKLSIALKKPIVNTIDDIDSSNLGDAQNVELKEILDDNYLFIEGVKNTKAITLILKASTSHLLDEIERAVDDALGDINAILKSKRLVAGGGAIELELHKELNNYAKTFQGKEQIIIESYAKAFLSIPKILCENSGFDEIETITKLIALHEKGKKQSGINGYEGVVEDTIKHKIVEPINIKEQAIKSATEISSMILRIDDIIAAKTLKSNSNNNPEF